The genomic stretch GAGCGCGCCCGCGGCGCCGAGGTCTCCCAGGCGCTCAACCCGGCGCAGCAGGTCGTCAAGATCGTCAATGATGAGCTCATCGAGATTCTCGGCGGCGAGACCCGCAGGCTCCGCTTCGCCAAGACGCCGCCGACCGTCATCATGCTCGCCGGTCTGCAGGGCGCCGGTAAGACCACTCTGGCCGGCAAGCTGGCCAGGTGGCTGCGCGAGCAGGGCCACGCGCCCATGCTGGTGGCCGCCGACCTGCAGCGGCCCAACGCCGTCCAGCAGCTCCAGGTCGTGGGCGAGCGGGCGCAGGTCGCGGTCTACGCGCCCGAGCCGGGCAACGGCGTAGGCGACCCGATCGGGGTCGCCCGCACGTCGATCGACGAGGCGAAGCGCCTGAATCACGACATCGTCATCATCGACACCGCCGGCCGCCTGGGCATCGACCAGGAGATGATGAAGCAGGCCGCCGACATCCGCGACGCGGTCCGGCCCGACGAGGTCCTGTTCGTCGTGGACGCCATGATCGGTCAGGACGCCGTCACCACGGCCCAGGCGTTCATGGAGGGTGTCGGTTTCGACGGCGTCGTGCTGACCAAGCTCGACGGCGACGCCCGCGGCGGCGCCGCGCTGTCGGTCAGGCACATCACCGGCCGGCCGATCATGTTCGCGTCGACGGGTGAGAAGCTGGAGGACTTCGACGCCTTCCACCCGGACCGGATGGCCTCCCGCATCCTCGACATGGGCGACATCCTCACCCTGATCGAGCAGGCGCAGAAGACGTTCGACGAGGAGCAGGCCGCCAAGATGGCCGGCAAGCTCACGTCGGGCGAGAGCTTCACGCTGGAGGACTTCCTCGAGCAGATGATGATGGTCCAGAAGATGGGGCCGATCAAGAATCTGCTCGGCATGATGCCCGGCATGGGGCAGATGCGCGACCAGCTCAACTCGATCGACGATCGCGACCTCGACCGCATCGCCGCGATCATCCGCTCCATGACCCCGGCCGAGCGTCAGGACCCGAAGATCCTCAACGGGTCCCGTCGTGCCCGTATCGCCGCCGGCTCCGGTGTCACGGTCACGGCCGTGAGCAATCTGGTCACCCGCTTCTTCGAGGCACAGAAGATGATGAAGCGGATGGCCGGCGGGATGGGCATCCCCGGCATGCCGGGCGGACGCGGCAAGGCGGCCAAGGCGCAGAAGAAGAACAAGAAGGGGCGGCGGGTCAGCGGGGACCCGAGGAAGGCGGCGCTGGAGAAGGCGTCGCCGGGTGAGGCTCCGGCGCAGCCCAAGCAGGGCGGGGTGCTGGGCAACCTGCAGGGCAAGCTGCCTCCGGGGATGGAGTTGCCGCCGGGCTTCGACCCCTCCAAGCTCAAGCTCCCCGGCCAGAACTAACGGCCGCCGTTCTTTGGCGGCGGCTTCGGGGTCGGGGGTCGGCGGGATTGTTGCCGAGGCTTTGCGGCTCCCTTCCGTGTGAGGGCGTAGGCAGTGCCGTCGATCTGGCACAATGACATGTTGGAACACCGTGACCAGGCGGGCGCCCTCTAACCTCCCGCCGGCCGCGTCTGTCCCTGGAGCGTCGTGCAGCCGTGCCCCACTCGGCGAAGCGCCGTTCACCCACGCTCGAATGCAGGAGAGACCACACCCGTGGCAGTCAAGATCAAGCTCAAGCGGCTCGGCATGATCCGCAACGCTCAATACCGTATCGTCGTCGCCGACAGCCGCACCAAGCGTGACGGCCGGGCGATCGAGGAGATCGGCCTGTACCACCCGAAGGAAGACCCTTCGCGCATCGAGGTCAACGCCGAGCGTGCGGCTTACTGGCTCGGGGTCGGCGCGCAGCCGACCGAGCCGGTGCTGAAGCTGCTCAAGCTCACCGGTGACTGGCAGAAGTTCAAGGGCGAGCCCGCCCCGGCGCCGCTGAAGGTGGCCGAGCCCAAGCCTGACCGTCACTCCATCTACGAGGCCGCGGCCAAGGAGGCGCTGTCCGGTGGCGACACCGGCACGGCCGCCACCACGCCGAAGAAGGCCAAGAAGAAGGAAGAGGCTGAGGCCCCCGCCGAGACCCAGACCGAGGGCGAGGCCTGACGTGCTCGAGGAGGCTCTCGAGCACCTCGTGAAGGGCATCGTCGAACATCCCGACGATGTCCGGGTCCGCGCACGCCGCATTCGCAGCGGGCGCGTCCTGGAGGTCCGGGTGCACCCCGAGGACCTGGGCAAGGTCATCGGACGCGGCGGGCGCACCGCCAAGGCGCTGCGTACGGTCGTGAACGCCCTGGCCGACGGGAAGTACGTCCGGGTCGACCTGCTCGACCTGCACGAAGCAGTCCGTTAGCGTCAGGTTTCCGCGCCCTCATCGGCTCTCCGGCCGATGGGGGCGCTTGCTTTGAGAAAGGGCACATTCACGTGCAGCTGGTCGTCGG from Nonomuraea polychroma encodes the following:
- the ffh gene encoding signal recognition particle protein, whose product is MFETLSDRLTSVFSSLRAKGRLSDADIDATTREIRIALLEADVALPVVKAFVAQIKERARGAEVSQALNPAQQVVKIVNDELIEILGGETRRLRFAKTPPTVIMLAGLQGAGKTTLAGKLARWLREQGHAPMLVAADLQRPNAVQQLQVVGERAQVAVYAPEPGNGVGDPIGVARTSIDEAKRLNHDIVIIDTAGRLGIDQEMMKQAADIRDAVRPDEVLFVVDAMIGQDAVTTAQAFMEGVGFDGVVLTKLDGDARGGAALSVRHITGRPIMFASTGEKLEDFDAFHPDRMASRILDMGDILTLIEQAQKTFDEEQAAKMAGKLTSGESFTLEDFLEQMMMVQKMGPIKNLLGMMPGMGQMRDQLNSIDDRDLDRIAAIIRSMTPAERQDPKILNGSRRARIAAGSGVTVTAVSNLVTRFFEAQKMMKRMAGGMGIPGMPGGRGKAAKAQKKNKKGRRVSGDPRKAALEKASPGEAPAQPKQGGVLGNLQGKLPPGMELPPGFDPSKLKLPGQN
- a CDS encoding RNA-binding protein codes for the protein MLEEALEHLVKGIVEHPDDVRVRARRIRSGRVLEVRVHPEDLGKVIGRGGRTAKALRTVVNALADGKYVRVDLLDLHEAVR
- the rpsP gene encoding 30S ribosomal protein S16, which translates into the protein MAVKIKLKRLGMIRNAQYRIVVADSRTKRDGRAIEEIGLYHPKEDPSRIEVNAERAAYWLGVGAQPTEPVLKLLKLTGDWQKFKGEPAPAPLKVAEPKPDRHSIYEAAAKEALSGGDTGTAATTPKKAKKKEEAEAPAETQTEGEA